Within Vidua macroura isolate BioBank_ID:100142 chromosome 11, ASM2450914v1, whole genome shotgun sequence, the genomic segment ttcttttctccagtaTAATCTGGATCTTCCGGATATAACTCATCTCCTGGGGGTAGGAAAAAAGATATAGTTAGAGACTGCCAAGcttatttttcagccttttcatTGAGTGACACTGGCAATTTCTTAACATTTATCAGGACATGTAAATCAGTGGAAATGTATTTTGCAATGCAAAAGTAAATTTACTCTAAACATCTTCAGATTTAAAGATAGAGCCATACATTTCTGAAGTATGTCAGTGACACTGCAGTGCACATTGAATGTTCCAGAGCTCCTGATAATATGCTATTAATATGCTGTAATGCCAGCCTGGGCAGACAGGAGTGTATATAATAGGTGGAGCACAGGACAAGCACTTCTTCATGTCTATAAAGACAAGACTAagaacagaaatgtattttgttctgtattttgttGAAGGAAGTATATGTTTTGCAATATCAAGGCATTATACTCTTGTGCAAGACTGATAATAAACCACAAATATAGAAATCCTAGAGGTCAATTGtgaccaaaagaaaaagaggaaagtatAATGAACAACAAActaagaaaagatgaaaataataaatagtatATGCAGCTTTTCGTAACACTGCATGCACATGATTATGAAATGAGAGAGACTTAAGTAGgagaaaaggcaggagaaagaTGGCTGAGTGTATGGTTTTAGTCCAGTGCCTTATCACTGCAGCTGGGAGTTGTGATACTGCAGCTGTGCTTGATTCCCTTCTCCTCACAAAGTAATACCCGAAGTAAAGGAGAATTCCCACTGAAAAGGACTAAACAGAAGGAGTTTTTAAACATTCTTCAGGTTACACAAAGCTGAAAGGCTggaatttcttcacaaataCATATATGATGACAATGGTGAGACAATGAGATTGTGAGTAACTAAGAAGTAACTGTGCTGTCTGATGCCCTGGCTTGTCTCTGACTGCAGCCACTGTCACAAGGTGGAAACAGCGTGCAGTAATTTGACTTAGAAGAGTATTTTCCTTACAGTTAAGGATGGTTTATGTCATGTGGCTTCAGCACGCAGCATTCAGGAGATGCTGTGCATTTAGGAGAAGTCTCCAGCATGTCCTTACCCGGCAGCAGCTGGATGAATCCAtctgcagcactcagcatcACGGGCATCCAGCGCTCACAGCCCTCCAGAGCGCGTGcggagctgaactgctgcagctccctgagggAAGAGAAGTTGCACAGCCTGCAGAATTCATAAAACTGAGGTGGAGGAAACCAGATCTCTTGAGACTTAAAGCGTTCGATGGCTTCGGGAGGTGACGACCACTGGAAGATGAAAACAAGTCTTGAAATAGTAGTTTCAGCAGCAGATAGAAAGTCTGAATAAACTAAAAAGTCATTTAGCAAGGAAGTCTATATAGCAAAAGAGCTTGCAACAGACAGTATCTTCTGAACACAATAAAAACAGTGTATAAACTACACCAAAGTAACAACAAAGACAttcttaaaactgaaaaacaaacaattgataaaaattactcattttcccaataaaataattttttattttacatacagATATGCCACATTAAAAACTGACATTTGTTTTAGGGGCATTACTGAAACCAACTGAAAACATTAAACTCACTATTACCAGAGGTTGCCACTGATGCTTTGAGCTTTAGAAGTACCTCTAAACATCTGCTTCTTAGAGGCATTGTTTTCAGAGCGCGAACACCCAGCTATTCATCATAATTCTGCATGTTTAAACTATTGGTAATCTTGATTTCATCTCACATGGCAAATTTAATAATATGTGCATAATCATTTGCAGTAGATTTATACTATTATCGACAAAATTACAACATGAACTCTTGAAAGTCAGGTTTCAGGTACTTTTAAATTTCTGTAGCAAAATTTGTTGAACAAATAAATATAGCAACATCAGCAATACCAACATTGTTAGGTAAGCTTTTACAGAACTGTCTGGTTTCTCAGCTACTTCTAACTAGTAATCAAACTTAAGAATCCTAGAAAAACTCAAGGACCCTAATGTACCTGACCTTGAGCTCTCTTAGAGCTTCTTCATGAAGTTTGTTACTTTTACActctcaattaaaaaaaaaaaaataaaaaaagttaaagctTAAAAATTTTTACTAGACTATTTCAACAAGTTTGCATATTACTTACAATCTTTCAAGTAACTCTAAAAGAAAAACTACTAGCATCTCATGCAGTCCTGGAATACACCTGGATATACCACATGGATCTCTACCAGCATACTGAGGAAGTGTGACAACCCTGCGCTATACTGCAGGAATGAATgtaaaaaaatagtatttgtCAACTGCCTTTGAAAGAGACAGTAATTCTCGGTGAAAAGTGTAATGAACAGcttccacgtgttccccagagacgcgggcagggccttcctagttcccatggcaacactaaaaaaactactaattctagctaagtaccgatattgaaatgctaattagctaattgctttgtttgttttctctaaactacctggaggtaactggcctcccacccctccatgctgccattctgggactaacacgcaaataaaaaccccttaggatcatgggagtatttttaggagataaagaggaatataaatcaaaaactgaacacagtagaggagtctaggcaaatgccctagctgaggaagagggaaacacatccccggattgacttttacccgtcgccatcacctaaagaatagactaggttaggctctgagaagcagggagagagagagtgagagagccctggtgctgccaccacggaaggagtggggacagctgttgttctggacttcagtgacagactctgcaagctacgaccgcgggggcgagctctgcgtcgagccccctgccctgcccaactgatctttttaataaagagctgaacattaataaaggcattagccctgttcatttcaataaGGATCTGATGTGACACGGATCATGACATCACAAAAAACCCTCTCCcgacagctgctgcagctgcacctcTGGTGATGGTGGCAGCTCCAGGTGTCCAGGGGAGAGGGGCACCGTGCAGGTAAAagctcccttccctttcctcacGTCTCAAGGAGCTTTATCAGGAGGGCTTGGATTGATCTGGAGAAAAGACagttgtgtggagacctcacagCACCTTCCAGAATCGGAGTGGACTGCAGGGAAGCTGGAAAGGGACACTTTGtcaggaactgtagtgacaAGACAAGGAGTACAATGGGTACAAATCGAAAGAGGGGActtttagattagatattagaaggCAGTTTTTTTACGGTTAGAGTGGTgggaccctggcacaggttgcccaaagcAGTTGCGgatgcccctggatccctggaagtgtgcaAGGCCAGGTCGGAGGGGCCTTGCAtgcttggagcagcctgttctggtggaaggtgtgctgcccatagcaggggtgGCACacgatgatctttaaggtccgTTGCAACTCCTACCATTCTGATTCTACGCCTGTTCGAAGTGTAAGGGCACAGTCTCGGCGGAGCCAGGGGCGCCGGGAGAAGGGCTCGGGCaggagcccggccgggctgtgCTGCATCCCGGCACCCCGTCCCCTCTTACCAGGACAGCTGTCACCTCCTGGTTGTCCTGCGAGACGTGTGGCGGCCgctcctgcaggcagcacaggtAGAAAGCCGTGTCATAGCGGCGGCCGCCGCGGCCGGCCCTGCCCACGGGCGTCAGCCAGTTGCTCCACTCGTGCAGCGCCCAGATGTTGGGCGCGCAGCCCAGGTGCCGGCACAGCCGCAGGAAGCAGGACGCGTCCTCCCGCACCCGGCGCCGCCACTCCCCGAGCTCGGCGGCGGGCGGCAGGCGTTcggcgggcagcggcggggccggcccgcGCCCcggcaccagcagcaggatccCCGCCTCCTCGAAGGTCTCCCTGAGAGCGCAGATGCGGAAGGCGACTTCCCCCGGCAGCTGCGAGCCCAGGCTCTCCCGGTCGGCGGCGAAGAGCGGGGCGCGGCTGccgccgggcggcggcggcttcACGGCGCCCAGCCCGCAGTGCGGCGAGGcgggcagcagccccagccactCGGCGGAGAAATCCGCCGGTTCCGCCAGCCCGCCCGGGAACACGTGGGCGCCGGGCATGAAGCCGCTGCGGGAGCTCCggcgcagcagcagcagctcgtaGTCGAAGGGGCCGAGCGGCGAGCGCGGCGGCCGGCCCGGGCCCGGCGTGCCCGCCGCCAGCAGCAGCGTGGCCGCCTCCCGCCAGTGCCGCAGCCGCGGGTTCATCTTGGCGAGGCGGAGGGCGCCGGGGCGGCCGCGCTCCCGCGGGCTGGGCGGGCGGCACCGCCGCCTGCGCCCCCGGAGGAGCCACTGCAGCCGCGGGGCGGGCCAGCGCCGGGGGAGGCCCGCAGGAGGCGGGACAGCGCCGGGATGCCTCAGCCCCCCTCAGCCCTAAGCCGGTAAGTAGCGGGTGTCCTCAGGGGGCGAAAGCTTAGGGAAATGCAGAGGGTTTATGTTTAAGGCAGCGATGTCCGGGAGAAACGAGGCGATGGCTTTAAGTGGCTTGGGAAGCTGTGGCTTGGGCTGGCTGGCGTTTCCTGGGGGCTCACAGCACGGAGTGTACTTACAGCACCACAAGGTGTAAATGTCCAGGAGCTTCCTCGGAGCCGAAAACCTCGCTGAGCGCAGGGGAAGGGTCTGTAGTTCCAGCCCCGGCAGTCAGCACGGGGTCAGGAGCCAAGGACTCGGATTTGTGTTCGTAATGCTGCTGCTGACCCGCCAGCTGGCCTCAGAAATCTCCTTATCTCAATTCCATAGCAAGCCATGCTGACAGCAAAAGTCATTTTAGGTCTGTAGTTAAACGTGACGTTTGCCAAGTTGTTTGAATTTGTTCTAGTACATTCCAAACGGGAGGAGTATGTAGAGTTTTAGTTAATCGTTACAGAGCTCTTctgttttgaggtttttaagTACCTTGTTACCTGAAAAAAGAGTTATTCAGCAAGGTACCAAAACCTTGAAAGGTTCTTTGAACCTTtaggaaacattttattttgttaattcaTTTTGATTCCTCAATTTTGCTTAATCCGTAAGAAATTTAAGTAGAAAGAAGTGGATGACACAGGTTGAGAAGTTGGCGACAATGCTATTTACATGTAACATGGGAAAATCCTTCTCCCATCCATGATCCTTCTCTTGCCAGATTGCATTTGGCAAATACCCACGTGCCTGTACATGCTTCTGACAACCTCTCAATTTGATTTTATATTTGAGCTTGTACTTGATGCCTATGACATGTGTGTCACTGGAACTGAAATGAAGTTTAGAAGCAGCTGAAGCAGTGGGATGCTGGATCATGTCAATTGACAAATCAAAAAATGACCTTGAGGTGTGCCCAGACACAGCTGGGCCATAAGCTCACCCTGGTGCCTGGCTGCAGTGGGCAGAGCAGGTCAGCCAAGCCAGCTGATGCTGCTAAAATGCATGGCCAGACAATAGACGTGCctgcctccctctccttccaCTGCTTATCACCAACTATACAAGCAAAACCAATGATATCTTGTAACGTGAGCAGCCCTTTTCCTCACTAATTTAATCCTTTTTGCTCATCAGTAATTACCATGTTAGGGAGTTGAAGCACAAGGCTCattaatttgctgttttctaCTAAGGTACTTTGAATCTAAAATCATGACATTCATCTTGATATTTGTTAGCCTTTTGCACTCTTTGTGTAGTTAACTATTTCACTGCATCTTGTTAGGAATGTGCTTTGCCTAAAAGCTGCTTTACTGGTGAAATATTAATAAActactgagggtttttttttaagatttaacaTCCAATGAGCTTGATGGCTGATCAAAACGATTTAGGGTCCATTATGTAATTTCAGCATAAAGGCATTTTAAGTAGAAAGTGCTTATGTACCAGTAATGAATGGTGTCACTTTCAAATCAGATATAATACCCACACATATACAAAACTGTCTTAGGATGACAAAAATGCAATGTCTGATAGCCCTGGAACATAATTTCAGAACATATCTAGGAAAATCTGGCACCAGAGAATAGCAATGATTACAGTGTTATCTTAAGTTTCTAACTGGAatattggtttgggttttttttatcttggACAGTCTAAAGGCTCACAAGTGCTAGTATGTAAAGCAGGGATAACCTGGCAAACAAAGCATAGGATCATaaaatggtctgggttggaggagaccttaaagatcacctggttcccctctgccatgggcagggataccttccactatcccaacTTGCTCCaagccacatccagcctggccttggacacttccagggatccaggggcagccacagcttctctgggcaacctgttccagtgcctcattgCCCTCACAGGGAaagatttcttcccaatattccctctaaacctactctctgtcagtatgaagccatttccccttgtcactccaggcccttgtaaattgtttctcttcatctttcttgcaggctcccttcaggcactggaagggcacaattaggtcaccccaaagctgtctcttctgcaggctgaacaatcccaattctctcagcctttcctcatagcagaGGTGCTTTATTCCCCTGATCACAACTCCCCTGGTTTCACTGGCACCCACTGGTATTAAACTCCCTAGGCATTCCTGCGGGGCAGTGGAAATGGGATGTGTGGCTGGCTGTGGCCTCAGACACCCAGAGAATGCCAGGGTTGGGGTTACAGTTCTGTTCAGGACTGAGCTCAGCATCCTGAGCCGTTCTTTGGGCCCAAAGACAGCCAAGTGCAAGCTAAGGGAAACTTTCTTCCCTACCCTAATTGCTGCATTTTCCAGTTCTGCAGTATATGCCACCTGTTAAGAAGGTGCCATTCCTTACCTGAGGGTCAGCAGATTCACCCTATTGCTGGCAggtttttttgacttttttcagAATTGTCTTAGGAAGAGCAGTTCAGTGTCCATTCACTGCAAAGCTGAAGTCATCTCATGTGAAATTCCAGGAGTGTGTGAGTCTTTACCTGACCCAGTTATCCGGACTGGAGGTTGCAGGAGGTTCTGAGAATGAGCACTCAAGAAACTCTGTGAGAAAAGATAAAGGATGCAAAGGTTTTGCCCCCTTCCAGTTTCCTGCTAAGAAAGGCAAAATATCAGCTCTTAGAGTGTGTATCTGCCCCCTCAAAGCTATAGCTGACCTGCTGGAGGTAGCTCACATGAATATAGAAAAAGCGTTAAAGGCAAATTAGATGTAAGGTTATCTATAGAGCATGTTTCTTCATCTCCAActtaggtgattttttttcaatatattctGCTAGAATGCAGAGCTTATCGCACTTGTACTTAAATATTCTATAGCTTTATGagtgatttcagaaaaaaaagagaaaatctatCACTAATCCTAAACCAAGCACACCAGTTCGTTGCATTACTGTGTGGAAGGATTCCAGCACAAGGACATGATGCTTCAAGGCCAGTTGTGGGCTGGGAATACAGGGCACTTCAGTGCGGAGAGAAGGCTCCCCATAGCAAGAATTAGCTAGATAATACATGTGTGACACTCAGTCAAATGTAACAAAAGGCTGAAGAGTCAAGAGGTCCCCTCcgaattaaattattaaaaaaagaaaaaaaggtggttttgctaaaaattaaagaattcaGCTGTCTTTCATGCTTCTCGTATGCCAGAACataaaattgtttatttaatgGACTCCAAATACTTTTGTATTTCAGGTTGTTTTCAAAACCAGATTGTGTTGTATTGAAAAATAAACCCTTCTGAGTGATACAAAAGTTACATCAAATAAAATACCATAAGATTATTGCACTGATAATAATTCTTTGAGGCATCATATTTCAGCAATGCAGAGATTACTTCAACATTTTTCTCTACAGTTGAGTTACTGCTTACAAGAAAAtgcctgtttgttttaaaaaaaaagtttagtcACTAGATACATAGAAATGAttctcaaattaattttctgttttttttttttttttatgtggttAGACTACTTAGCAATCAAATGACTTCATTCGTTCTGTTACATCATTGCATAAATTATTTTGCCCAGACAGGTCAGTGCAGATCTCACCACTGCAATCATTAATTTCAGATGAAAAACAAGGTCCACCAATATTTCATCATTTAGTTTACATGGTATCCTGTGAGTTGGAGATGATTATACTAAGTCATCTTTGTCCTCATGCAGATGCAGTGTCTACAATAATGATTTGTGAAAACTGCAAGTAtcaaaaaatgcagagatttcaTTAGGTTTGCCTACTGCTTCCTAAACTGGCTTATTGTACAGTACTGTAGAATCACAGAGTTATTTaggttgggaaaaaaacccaagatcattgagtccaaccacgaacccagcactgccaagtccaccactaaaccatgtccccaagtgccccatctacacatcttttaattGCCTCCAGCTATTTCAAGTGGTATTTCAAATATCTCCAGGTCACTTCAAAAGGACATGCTAAAGCTTTTAGATTGTTTAGCTCCTATAATATCAACAAATAGGCAGACTTAATAATTAATATGAAAAGTAAATAGATTATTCACTGTATATGTTTTCAAGTATCGTTTCCAAATTGTGAATAAATGTCACATCTAGGAAATGCAGGTTTATGATAACACCACCATTATATTGAttgactaaaaagaaaaataaaaaacacaaagcagttAACTTCATACAAAATGATATTCCAACAAATTAGGCAGATGAGAAAACTAGGTTACAGATAGTATTAACAACTGGACCTGTTCTACTTCCAACAGACACAAAATGGATTACAATCttatggaaatggaaattatgATTCTAATTCTGCAGCTTTTAGTTATGTGAATAGTTTTCACACATGTATTTTCTTGCCAGACTGAGCACTGGGGGCTTGTTTGAGGAATCATTTGGAGCACACCTTCCAGGACCCAGAATTCAAATGTGTATCTCTTAAGTTACAATTAGCATGTTAGATTAAGTTGCTAAGGGAGTATCATGTTTGCTGTCTCTGGCAGTCCTCAGTCATTTTATATGGTATAAATAgttaagtattttcttttgtctttttttcttatttcccctttcttgtgttttttttttttttccaaagtttaTGCTATTTTTGTATAGATTTTTCTGGATCACACAGAagaattgcatttaattttttttcccaagagaaTTGTAGATGACTGTAAGATACGagatttattattctttcaaaaGCCCcatgatttttaaagtaattttttttgctgtgtggtTTTTTAGTGCTGTGGCACATCAGTGAGTTCAGCTGTGTGTGTTATTTGAACATTTGTGTGTGAGAGACAGACTTGACTGATCAGAGACTCCAGTGATAATTTCACGCACAGTGGAAATGATCAAAATAACAGACCACATTTATACCACAGCTGTGACATCCATTTCTGTGCAGCTGAATTATACCTAGCTTTCAGAGGATTTGTGAGTTTGTATGATTTAAGTATATGATAAATAATGTCATGCAGTACAGTGTAAATAAAACATACAATTcaaggaaagagaacaaaacaaaaacccacctgACCCTGTGGAGGGCTGAGAAGTCAGTTTCTGTCGCTCTGGTAAATCACAGTAGATATTCTCACAAATGACTGGAACTGAGCAATAAACAtcatttattatatatataatgcatatatattatatgcattTGGTAAGTGGCCTCTGTGGGTGGCAGTTCCAGAGAGGTTGTGATGGATTTGTGTTTGCAGTCACACTGCTTCCAGCACGGAACACTCGTGCTTGGCTGGCTGACAGGATCCAccagagccctggtgctggtTAAATGCCCTGTGACTTTTCACCTTTGCACAGGTTCCGCAGTGGCAGCTGCTAAAGCTACATCCAAGTGCACCCAGTACCAGAGCAGCGAGCTGTGAGGGTGGGTGATGGGATCCAGCCATGTGGGACTGCCTTCTTCCAGGGGAAAGTCATTTGTAGTGTGCAACCGAGGGAGATAAGGATTGTCTTCTGTGAAATGGATAACAACATGTAGCAAATCAAACTAGTTTTACTCTCGCTCTGTAAGAGGTAATAAGAGAATGGAGTCAGTTCCACTCAGGGATATTTTATATCCTCTGTCCCATTGGGCATAAgatattactttttttataGAGAAGCTGTTGTTTAACGTTGGGATGTTGTTGTatataataaaaagcaaactttgGTATTTACTACATACATccatctcctttcctttttttgttgttccctAAACACGTGGATAATTTTATATGAAAGACATTATTTTCTAATCCCACTTTTATTGTACACTTATTGTAGCAAATGCTGCTCACGTGTGAACTATTTTGTCCAGATCTCTTCCTGCATTAAAAGACTTACATAATCGTATTGAGAGAAAGCACTTAGAGATCTGTAATCCACTGGTCTTACTGAATGACTTTTTACATAATGAAAATCTGTGAAGGGTAAATATGTTGACTAGGAGTTCCATTAGCACTTAAATAGAATGTATTTGTGGAAAGCAAACGTAAACAACACAAACtttccagagaaggaaaagcaagcctGTAACCAATCCTCTCTACGAACAATAAGcacatgtttaatttttaatctgaaagCTAATTACATCGCTCATTTGGTCCAGTTTTAAATAATTGCATTACTGTAAAAACTATTTTCATACCTGCATGAAGAATTttgaaactaattttattttatatttatagtgCTCAATTTTGATGTTACACTGTTTGCAACATCAGGAGAATCACATTAATTATGATCCTGGGTTCCTAAACTATAAAAGTGTAATGGGTTTTTATGGTGATAGACTGGAAATCCTGGAATGAAATTACAAATTGTTGTGTTTAGCAGACTCAGTTCTGGTGGTTTGATAAAACTGTTGACCATAGTTGCTACCAATAGCACAGGACCAAGTTTCACACTCCTTAGGTTGTGTAAATCTTTTGCTAAAGTAAATGCCAGCTTTGCTGGCTTGAGAGAGACAGAGTTTAGATCCTAACACAAGGAGAATCCAATTGTTAGTCCAGTCTAGTCTGGTTTTCAGGTTGTCCAAGCCAATGGTTCTGTACTTAACACTGGAAAACCAGCGCTGAAGGGAGAATCATCTGTTAGCTGAATGTTATTGTAGCTGTTTCCTAAGGCAGGGATTTCCTGGCTTTTCAGactgctccttccctggcagTGTATGCTACATCACAATTCAATTTTGGGAGCTTGAGAAGGCTGTGTTTAACGATGTTAACAAAACTAATGAGAGCTTAGCATATTACTTTTATTACTGTGGTTGAAACAGGAACTTTAGCTTAGAAGAGCCTACTACAGATAAGCTATATTAATATTCCAGCTTTTCAaagagtcatagaatggtttgagttggaagagaccttaaagatcacctggtgtcaacccctgccatgggcagggacaccttccaccagaccagacTGTGTCAAGCCCtgtccagtctggccttgaacatttccagggatggggcagccacagcttctctgggcaacctgtgccagggcctcaccatcctgacagggaacaatttcttccacTATCTCATCTGAAGCAGCTCTGTCAGTGAAGCCATTTCCCTTGTGGCTCCATCCCTTGTAAACAGGcgctctccatctttcttggaggctcccttcaggcactggaagggcaCAACTAGGCCACCCCAAAGtttgtcttctccaggctgaatgatcccaattctcccagcctttcctcgCAGCAGAGGTGCTTGATCCCTCTGATCaactttgtggcctcctctggacttggTCTGacagattttgtttggtttgaatTACTGCTGCAAGCAAACCAGTAAGTTATAAGGAAGTACTTTATTTTAAGTTAAATAAACAGTGACAGTAACAGGTTTGCATTATTCAAAGTGTAGAAAATACCACCCATGCACAGGCAAAACCAGTGTAATTCAAGTCAGGAGTAAGA encodes:
- the NUDT19 gene encoding acyl-coenzyme A diphosphatase NUDT19 codes for the protein MNPRLRHWREAATLLLAAGTPGPGRPPRSPLGPFDYELLLLRRSSRSGFMPGAHVFPGGLAEPADFSAEWLGLLPASPHCGLGAVKPPPPGGSRAPLFAADRESLGSQLPGEVAFRICALRETFEEAGILLLVPGRGPAPPLPAERLPPAAELGEWRRRVREDASCFLRLCRHLGCAPNIWALHEWSNWLTPVGRAGRGGRRYDTAFYLCCLQERPPHVSQDNQEVTAVLWSSPPEAIERFKSQEIWFPPPQFYEFCRLCNFSSLRELQQFSSARALEGCERWMPVMLSAADGFIQLLPGDELYPEDPDYTGEKKTIMSTDKKVEDLMKEGGIFHRIVIKDINNLAVYVNIQAKYKHINPLMIKCDNSDYNSRL